CAAGCGTTGGCGTCGGTTGATAAGTAGTCAGGCTTTCATCGATGTGCAGCTACTCTGGTCTCAAAAAAACTCTGTTTACATTGTTTATCCTTACATGGATATGATGATGAAGTTATATTTGGTGAATAACAGCGGTGAAATCACTAAAAGTATCAACTTCCCGTATTGTGACAACCTTTCTCTGCTTACGGTTGTTTGTTCTTTTGATGGTTTGCTTTGCTGTATCAACTATCCGTGGAAAGTGGACTCAGGCATGGTAGTTGAGGATGTAACAGATGTGGAAATCCGTATCTGCAACCCGGTTACCAAAAAGGCTCTATTGCTTCCAAGAGGTAGTCCGTCCAAAGAAAAGCCTTCCATCGGGGTTGCTTTTGGTCCAAAAATCAACGAATACAAGATATTCCGATTTTTCAATGCCAAGCGCATATCTCTGGCTAAACATCAATCCCGTGTCAATCGTCGACAATGTGAGGTATATTCATCAAGCACAGGATCCTGGAGTGTCATAGGTTGGGTACCGTACTATCCCATGCATTCTAGCCATAGTCCCCTCGGGTCCAACCATGTTTTCGTCAATGGAAAGATATATTGGTTCATTGCTTCCAATGAAGATCCACTTATCCCTGGCTCGATACTTATGGCTGATATAGAGGAAACCTTTGAAACTATTAACCTTCCGAAAGAGGTCACAGAGCACTCGTACTTGGTCAATCTCGAAGGCCATTTATCCCTAGTTGCTGTATATGACGAGGATGAGATCGTGAATATATGGATTCTCAAAGACAAGAATGAGCCTAAATGGGAGCTGAAATGCAGCGATCACATCCCATTCTCgaatgatgaatgtgttgaattTGCAGTCGCGAGGGAGAATGAAATTTTCTTCATAACTTCAAACCATCACTATATCTATGATCCGGAACACGGGTTTTGGCAGGAGCTTGATTTATCGAGCATTTCCGAAAAGAAATTCCCCGTTGCTTTCGCATACACTGAAAGCCTTCTTTCATGTAAGCCAAAATTtcgtttttaaatgtttttttgatAGGGATACACACGATATCAGCATTGTAACTGCTTCTTTTGCAGGTGGTGGATGTATGGACCCTCGGATGGAATACATCTCCGACAAAAGAAGCATATGAGATATAACTCTCTTCATCGGTCTCTAGCAGTATATCTGTCATCTTTTTTTTGCTCTTTTATGCGTGCTGTTACTTAATCATCTTGAATCGAAATCTTCTTGGTTTAAAATGTTTGCAGATCGAAGCATCCAAAGATGGGGATATCGATTGCCGTCGCCATTTTCTTCTTGCCGTGTTCGGGGGATGGCAATAATATTTACCGtgttttatcttcatctttaCAGTGCTGTAAGGTTGTCTGTGGCAGTGACTTAGTCGGACAATGTAAGAAAAGCTAAgtaaaaatatatgtttatttagaAGGGGGGACGTCATAATTTTTATCATCGACTTGGAATATAAGCAATGTGGGATTAAAAACCCTAGAATATGCGTATTAAGAGATCTCATCTTAATTATTACTAAATCAAATTGGAACTAGTCACCTTAGGGGAGAGGATTCCATTTTTCCAATGATTTCAATCGgtttttttagggtaaactacaaaaacgGTCACTTTTATTTGCTTTAGaatacattttagtcacttatgtttgaaatgttacgttttagtcacttacattatcgttttgttacaaagtcactctaccgttaaactccgttacctccctTATGACGGTCCTACGTGGCAaaccaaatgggttttaaatgtcaacttggatgtcttacgtggtagtccaaattaaatttatttaattaaaaatctatttttattccAGCAGCTGAATATCCAAGTTGGCATTAAAAGCTCATTTAAACTGTCACGTAGGACTGCCGTTAGGAAGGTAACGGAGTTTAACAGTAGAGTGaccactttataacaaaacgataacataagtgattaaaacgtaatatttcaaatataagtgattaaaatataatttgaaacaaacaaaagtgactatttttatagtttactctTTTTTCTTCAAATATTACACTGATTTAACTCATTAATTTTTTCGATAGGGTTGGTTTGAATATTCAAAAATCGATAATCAATCGAAATAATCAACAAAACAAATCTTAACTAAAACTGTCCAAATCGAAACCATCTAAACATATTTTATGCTTGTCCGGTCGATCTAAAATATGAAcataaaattttactcaagctaTTTCGTAATTTTGTAAATGGTCAGCTTAAACTTGTTTTTAGccaattcatattattttttaaaaatatttatattatttttaatttaaattttaataattttatataattttttcattattaaaatcttatatgtaggtattttaatttttttaaatgttttcattataatattatatattaatattgatttaatttttatgtattataaatgtcataatatataaacataaaatgatataatatacTAAAAACTTAATAAGTTgacttaataaaaaaaaatcttagtaAATTGGTCGGGCTTGGGCTTTGATTATACAAGCCTAAGCTTGAcctatattttaaagtttttattttatttttatttttgttaagatTCAGTTTTTAAGCCTAATaatttttttcagattttttcaAATTTCAGTTAAATCTTCAGTTCTAATAAGTAGTCCAatctataaataattaaattaattaaatattaaatgcacAAATTTATATACAACGCACgtgatattaaaaattaattattttgaaggATATTCATTTATTGAATATGTTACAAATGTTATAATTATGATTTGAAAATTCTTTATTATAACATTTGAATTGAtgattaatacattttaattaaattaaataattcaattaaaaatattattttatactaattattgcaaataaaaataacatataatacatatatcattagaaactaataaataaataaagggaatattttactaaaaaaatgttcattttcaatattatttacggaaatgggctacttaaaacattatttaccagaatgggccaaaaaaacaaaaaatgtttACACGTAGGCACGTTTTAAgggaaattgcaaaaaaaaaaaactccctcGAGGAAGCGCTTGTGCCATGTTAGCAAAAGGCCACCCTCGAGGGAGCTTTTTTGCTCATGTTTTTTTCTAGGGTTTTTTAGAATATTTGTATGTTAATGTTTAGGGCTTAAAATTTGTTggaaaaataaattaaggtttagagctttttaaaaaataagttaaggtttagagtttatttttccaaaacccttaaatcctaaattatttttctaaaaatcttaaactctaaaccctaacatataaatatcacaaaaaaCCCTAGAAAAAATACAGGTAAAAAAGCTCCTTCGAGTGTGCGCCATGTCAGCAAAagcgcttcctcaaggaagcttTTTTCTGCAACTTCCCCTTAAAACGCATCTACATGAAACCATTTTGTGTTTTTTTGGCCCATTctaataatttatgttttaagtgGCCCATTTTTAGAAAtggttttttttaagtaaaataccCGAATAAAGGCAATGCCAGATAATTTAAAATAAGGAATTAAAGAATATATTCTTACCAAAATTAGTCTGCTTCTCCTAGACGAAACGGCAGCGTCTTCATCCAAACTTAGCTTTCTACGTGGCTTCATATGGACcggtgttttttt
The genomic region above belongs to Gossypium hirsutum isolate 1008001.06 chromosome D05, Gossypium_hirsutum_v2.1, whole genome shotgun sequence and contains:
- the LOC107903493 gene encoding F-box protein At5g49610, with the protein product MILSKPFLIHNQTDNVSISSTFRNSSSDSNKNTWGTSFSFLLSSNLHFHSISQRKGEERLEMDETTDECVYQTTDKWYDIEHVENVLANILSRVPVKSLLVCKSVCKRWRRLISSQAFIDVQLLWSQKNSVYIVYPYMDMMMKLYLVNNSGEITKSINFPYCDNLSLLTVVCSFDGLLCCINYPWKVDSGMVVEDVTDVEIRICNPVTKKALLLPRGSPSKEKPSIGVAFGPKINEYKIFRFFNAKRISLAKHQSRVNRRQCEVYSSSTGSWSVIGWVPYYPMHSSHSPLGSNHVFVNGKIYWFIASNEDPLIPGSILMADIEETFETINLPKEVTEHSYLVNLEGHLSLVAVYDEDEIVNIWILKDKNEPKWELKCSDHIPFSNDECVEFAVARENEIFFITSNHHYIYDPEHGFWQELDLSSISEKKFPVAFAYTESLLSCGGCMDPRMEYISDKRSI